In Vicia villosa cultivar HV-30 ecotype Madison, WI unplaced genomic scaffold, Vvil1.0 ctg.002106F_1_1, whole genome shotgun sequence, the following are encoded in one genomic region:
- the LOC131637910 gene encoding uncharacterized protein LOC131637910: MASNNNDNQQNNDQFSVERLIQETAAGNQSRPRRDGQNQSTKNGQAVPVGQSKPNDGKPPPRDGQTATPSTQSSKRGENLEADAESLQVEIPIPENVDPVTAALLDAVNWTNALLFEQNKRIIAALEKKHRSRTPPKRRYLHRSSSSSRSPHRRKNRNRSFRPSPRRGSLSPGYKRDLSNSESPRGRKRNRGAASKKTSVPKHKDLSPRKKPASPHKGRGETLKKAGKSSKPRHSPKHPRHYTPSPPESDEERQNPFSKKIVKARIPRGMEKPPVMDLYDGTTDPEDHILSVETMLDYHSVSGAIKCRIFPTTLRGGAMTWYKNLPKNSIRSWAEFKDKFSHHFTASRRHPKTEASLEAIVQTPTESLQAFLDRFNREAVQRLPQAVGIEKPRTLEDLLIKAQSYITYEERANPPRSEKSSRRDDTPLSRGGEKISEERSRDSKENRGPSGRFTKYTPLTAPRKRIWNECKSTEFKDGGVCVPKPGAPRPGADKSKWCKYHKSYGHLTEDYVHLKDAIETLIKEGRLSKYTKRGGTAQKDNRRSDKPDEDNSPDQRPYQIALAVTRPEDFLPSTEVASAYSRWESFPTAMVISNGAVTGPLSVGSVKRKFDELIDRNADIGPTLRRFKGKSEPITFYLEELPGGSPNANIPLLIRAKMANFDVRRVLLDEGSSCDIIYSHMFKTLQLNDSHLTPYVGADLQGFNGSTSKP, from the exons ATGGCcagcaacaacaacgacaaccagCAGAACAACGACCAATTCAGCGTTGAACGATTGATCCAAGAAACTGCTGCTGGCAACCAATCTCGTCCTCGTCGTGACGGACAGAACCAATCGACTAAGAACGGACAAGCGGTTCCCGTCGGGCAATCCAAACCCAACGATGGAAAACCGCCCCCGAGAGACGGTCAGACGGCCACCCCGTCGACCCAAAGCTCCAAGCGGGGCGAGAACCTGGAGGCTGACGCAGAATCCCTTCAGGTCGAGATCCCGATTCCAGAAAATGTTGACCCGGTCACCGCCGCACTGCTCGACGCAGTTAACTGGACCAACGCCCTGCTGTTCGAGCAAAACAAGAGGATAATAGCTGCATTGGAAAAGAAACACCGATCCAGGACACCTCCGAAGAGGCGCTACCTCCACCGCTCCTCGTCCAGCTCTCGTTCTCCTCACAGGAGGAAGAATCGCAACCGCTCCTTCAGACCCTCCCCTAGACGAGGCAGTCTGTCCCCCGGATACAAACGCGACCTGTCCAATTCCGAGAGCCCTCGAGGGCGGAAACGGAACCGTGGCGCCGCTTCAAAGAAGACCTCTGTTCCCAAGCACAAAGATCTGTCACCGAGGAAGAAACCCGCCTCCCCTCACAAAGGACGTGGGGAGACCCTCAAGAAAGCTGGAAAGTCCTCTAAGCCGAGACATTCACCGAAACATCCTCGTCACTACACTCCTTCACCCCCTGAGAGCGACGAGGAGAGACAAAACCCTTTCTCCAAGAAAATTGTCAAAGCCAGAATCCCCAGGGGAATGGAAAAGCCTCCAGTGATGGATCTCTATGACGGGACCACCGATCCTGAAGACCACATCCTTAGTGTCGAGACCATGCTCGACTACCACTCAGTCAGCGGCGCCATCAAATGTCGCATCTTCCCCACAACTCTGAGGGGAGGCGCAATGACTTGGTACAAGAATCTCCCGAAGAACTCTATCCGCTCCTGGGCTGAATTCAAAGATAAATTTTCCCACCATTTCACCGCATCTCGTCGGCATCCGAAGACAGAAGCCTCTCTAGAAGCTATCGTCCAGACACCGACCGAGTCCCTCCAAGCCTTCTTGGACCGATTCAATCGCGAAGCAGTTCAG CGACTTCCACAAGCTGTCGGCATCGAGAAGCCGCGAACCCTGGAAGATCTCCTCATCAAAGCTCAATCATACATCACTTACGAGGAGAGGGCCAATCCCCCTCGAAGTGAAAAAAGCTCTAGGCGCGATGACACACCTCTCAGCCGTGGCGGAGAAAAAATAAGTGAGGAGAGGTCCAGGGACAGCAAAGAGAACCGAGGCCCATCCGGACGCTTCACGAAATATACACCTCTCACCGCTCCTCGCAAGCGCATCTGGAATGAATGCAAAAGCACTGAATTCAAGGACGGTGGGGTTTGCGTTCCAAAACCAGGAGCCCCGAGACCAGGAGCTGACAAATCCAAGTGGTGCAAGTACCATAAATCCTATGGACATCTGACCGAGGATTATGTCCACTTAAAAGACGCAATCGAAACGCTCATCAAGGAGGGGCGCCTCTCGAAGTACACAAAAAGAGGGGGCACTGCCCAGAAAGACAACAGGAGGTCGGACAAACCCGACGAGGACAACTCCCCCGACCAAAGGCCGTACCAGATCGCCCTCGCCGTGACCAGACCAGAAGACTTCCTCCCCTCCACGGAAGTAGCCTCGGCATATAGCCGCTGGGAGAGTTTCCCCACGGCGATGGTCATCTCAAATGGCGCCGTCACCGGCCCCCTATCCGTCGGCTCAGTGAAAAGAAAATTTGACGAGCTCATCGACAGAAACGCTGACATCGGTCCTACTCTAAGGAGATTCAAAGGCAAGTCCGAACCAATTACATTTTACCTCGAGGAACTGCCCGGGGGATCGCCTAACGCCAACATTCCCCTGCTCATCCGAGCAAAAATGGCGAATTTTGATGTCCGTCGAGTCCTCCTCGACGAAGGCAGCTCATGCGACATAATATACTCGCATATGTTCAAGACACTCCAGCTCAACGACTCTCATCTGACTCCGTACGTGGGCGCCGACCTTCAGGGTTTCAACGGCTCTACCTCCAAGCCCTGA